A window from Candidatus Thiodiazotropha endoloripes encodes these proteins:
- a CDS encoding phage terminase large subunit, giving the protein MVDYIATPTLSQFHKSDDFMRGVMGPIGSGKSSAMVSELFRRANEQKPGEDGVRRTRWAIIRNVYRELNDTSVRTFFDWIDDRIGDWNQQNMSFHIKTRTMDAEFLFRALDRPEDAKKLLSLELTGAWVNEAKEIPRAVIDMLQGRVGRYPAMKNGGATWSGVILDTNPPDVDHWWYKLFEEERPKGWSIYKQPSGIGKDAENIANLPTSYYGRLMQGKNQQWIDVYVKGKYGFISDGKAVYPEFNDQVHIATEDLSPVEDEPIYIGIDFGLTPAAMIAQRLGDGRWIWLEEVVSKDMGALRFSEELGRVLRDKYQGYEFRIYGDPAGDQRAQTDETTPFEILNANGIPAEPAPTNDFILRRESVAKALTTMVDGKPGLLMSPGCINARKGMSGGYCYKRIQVSGDERYRDVPDKGMFSHICEAGQYLMVGAGEGRALIKSKRRTNWSEPLIYPGIGLS; this is encoded by the coding sequence ATGGTTGACTATATCGCTACTCCAACGCTAAGCCAGTTCCATAAGTCTGATGACTTCATGCGTGGGGTTATGGGGCCAATTGGGAGTGGCAAGAGCTCAGCGATGGTGAGTGAGCTATTCAGGAGAGCGAACGAACAGAAACCAGGAGAGGATGGTGTAAGAAGGACACGATGGGCGATTATCCGTAACGTCTATAGAGAGCTTAATGATACTTCTGTAAGGACATTTTTTGACTGGATAGACGATAGAATTGGTGACTGGAATCAACAAAACATGTCCTTTCATATTAAGACCAGGACTATGGATGCTGAGTTCTTATTTAGAGCCTTAGACCGCCCTGAAGATGCAAAAAAGCTGTTGTCGCTGGAGTTAACAGGGGCTTGGGTGAATGAGGCTAAGGAGATCCCTAGGGCTGTTATAGACATGCTCCAGGGTCGCGTAGGCAGATACCCTGCAATGAAAAACGGCGGCGCTACTTGGTCGGGAGTAATACTGGATACAAACCCACCTGATGTAGACCACTGGTGGTACAAGCTTTTTGAGGAAGAGCGGCCAAAAGGCTGGAGTATCTACAAACAACCATCAGGTATCGGCAAGGATGCGGAGAATATTGCAAACCTCCCAACCAGTTATTATGGCCGATTGATGCAAGGCAAAAACCAGCAATGGATAGATGTCTATGTTAAAGGGAAATACGGCTTTATCTCAGATGGTAAGGCAGTCTATCCCGAATTCAATGATCAGGTTCATATAGCCACTGAAGACCTCAGTCCGGTAGAAGATGAGCCAATTTATATCGGGATTGATTTTGGTCTAACGCCAGCGGCCATGATTGCTCAACGTCTGGGTGATGGCCGCTGGATTTGGTTAGAAGAAGTAGTTTCAAAGGACATGGGGGCCTTGAGGTTTTCTGAAGAGTTAGGGCGCGTACTAAGAGATAAGTACCAAGGGTATGAGTTCAGAATATATGGTGATCCAGCGGGTGATCAGAGAGCGCAAACCGATGAAACAACCCCATTCGAGATATTGAACGCGAACGGTATTCCAGCAGAGCCAGCCCCGACCAATGATTTCATATTGAGGCGAGAGTCTGTTGCTAAGGCACTGACTACCATGGTTGATGGTAAGCCAGGTCTATTGATGTCTCCGGGTTGTATCAATGCCCGCAAGGGGATGTCAGGTGGTTACTGTTATAAACGCATTCAGGTATCAGGGGATGAGCGATACAGGGATGTACCCGATAAAGGCATGTTCTCCCATATCTGTGAGGCGGGACAGTATCTCATGGTCGGTGCCGGTGAAGGTCGAGCTTTGATCAAGAGTAAAAGACGGACAAACTGGAGTGAACCTCTTATATATCCAGGTATTGGTTTAAGTTAA
- a CDS encoding helix-turn-helix transcriptional regulator, whose translation MVDSINRYSDLKEKGFGDRTTIWRKVRAGEFPSPQNILGRPGWLESTLQKWLESQPVMDKTA comes from the coding sequence ATGGTTGATTCAATTAATCGTTACTCAGACCTTAAAGAAAAAGGTTTCGGAGACCGTACCACAATCTGGCGCAAGGTACGCGCTGGTGAATTCCCGTCCCCACAAAATATCTTAGGCCGTCCTGGCTGGCTGGAGTCTACCCTTCAGAAATGGCTGGAAAGTCAGCCTGTCATGGATAAGACGGCTTAG
- a CDS encoding tyrosine-type recombinase/integrase, whose translation MASKIDTLTKRRKLAPRTWPYWERIVKGQFIGFYRGPNGGTWHARISITGTQDYEKLGGEIDSEYEEMLKLALAWFKKKNLVKDTSYTVQQAVDDYVSHLKVENGEKSSTSVKQRLYKHLIPKFKKYELGKLTPAQLKQWRDGLVRVSDDEEDVRRSKDNTNRILSVAKAAFNLAYRNGLVDSDRAWKIVQSFRDVGESRKLFLTDKQINNLLTHTKDGFHNLIRAAILTGARYGELASVKVRDFDTAHGTLRLVGKTGKRDSYLSDEAIAFLKKISKERLPDAYLLVRDDGMPWGKSHQHRPMKEAVKAAKLPKETVFYSIRHYHISKALLAGIPAQVVAENCGTSIRMLEKHYGKFMATDRRRMMNRVLLGNVKS comes from the coding sequence ATGGCTAGCAAAATAGACACACTCACCAAACGCAGGAAACTTGCTCCTAGGACATGGCCGTACTGGGAGCGGATAGTTAAAGGTCAGTTCATCGGGTTCTATCGAGGCCCAAATGGTGGAACCTGGCATGCCCGGATCTCGATTACTGGCACCCAGGACTATGAGAAACTCGGAGGTGAGATCGACTCAGAATATGAGGAGATGCTCAAACTAGCCCTTGCTTGGTTCAAAAAGAAGAATCTAGTCAAAGATACCAGCTATACCGTCCAGCAAGCCGTAGATGATTATGTTTCTCATTTGAAAGTTGAAAATGGAGAGAAATCTTCTACGTCTGTCAAACAGCGCCTATACAAGCATCTTATTCCAAAGTTCAAGAAATATGAGTTGGGCAAACTCACTCCGGCCCAGCTCAAGCAGTGGAGAGACGGGCTAGTCCGAGTTTCCGATGATGAGGAAGATGTCAGGCGATCAAAAGACAATACAAATCGTATCCTTTCTGTTGCTAAAGCTGCCTTCAATCTAGCCTATAGAAACGGGTTGGTGGATTCTGACCGGGCATGGAAAATCGTCCAATCTTTCCGTGATGTAGGAGAGAGCCGAAAACTGTTCCTGACGGACAAACAGATAAATAACCTCCTCACTCATACAAAAGACGGATTCCACAACCTGATCAGGGCAGCAATCCTCACCGGAGCTAGGTACGGGGAGTTAGCCTCTGTTAAAGTTCGCGACTTTGACACAGCCCATGGCACCCTACGGCTAGTGGGTAAGACAGGAAAAAGGGATAGCTACCTATCGGATGAAGCTATAGCCTTTCTTAAGAAAATCAGTAAAGAACGATTACCAGATGCCTATCTATTGGTTAGGGATGATGGTATGCCATGGGGAAAGTCTCACCAACACCGCCCCATGAAAGAGGCCGTCAAGGCTGCAAAGCTACCCAAGGAGACCGTTTTCTACTCAATCCGGCACTACCACATATCAAAAGCGCTGTTGGCCGGAATCCCTGCCCAGGTGGTCGCAGAGAATTGTGGAACCAGTATCAGGATGCTGGAAAAGCACTATGGCAAGTTTATGGCGACTGACCGTCGCAGGATGATGAACCGGGTTTTATTGGGGAATGTTAAATCATGA